The region GCGCGCGGTAATAGTAGCGTCGGTCCACACTTCGATGGTCAAGCGATCAAAGTCGACCATATTACCAACACGGGTATTTTCTACAGTGTAGTTGACCTTCTGCACCGGCGTATAAATGGAATCTACTGGAATGAGTCCAATAACGGTATCGCGCGGCTTATTCATATCAGCAGATGCATACCCGCGTCCGTGCGAAATCGTGAGTTCCATTTCCAAGCTGGCGTCGGGACTCAATGTCGCGATGTGTAAATCGGGATTCTTGATTTCTACGTCGGCATCAACCACGATGTCGCCTGCAGTGACGACGCCCTCGCCGTCGGCCGTAACCGTCACAATCTTGATATCAGGGCTGTGTAAAACGGCATTGATATTTTTTACGTTCAAGATGATTTCGGTGACGTCTTCTTTGACACCGGGAATGGTAGAAAACTCATGGCTTACACCGGTGATTTTTACCGTTGTAACGGCCGTACCGGGCAATGACGAAAGCAAGACACGACGCAATGAGTTGCCCAGCGTGGAGCCATATCCACGTTCTAAAGGCTCGACAACAAATTTTCCGTAAGACTCGTCTTCGCTGACGCAAACAATGGCGGGTTTTTCGATTTCTATCATTGAGTACCCTCCTAGTTATTATAAATGGTTGAAAA is a window of Oscillospiraceae bacterium DNA encoding:
- a CDS encoding DNA-directed RNA polymerase subunit alpha, which produces MIEIEKPAIVCVSEDESYGKFVVEPLERGYGSTLGNSLRRVLLSSLPGTAVTTVKITGVSHEFSTIPGVKEDVTEIILNVKNINAVLHSPDIKIVTVTADGEGVVTAGDIVVDADVEIKNPDLHIATLSPDASLEMELTISHGRGYASADMNKPRDTVIGLIPVDSIYTPVQKVNYTVENTRVGNMVDFDRLTIEVWTDATITAREALSLGSVMLTNHLALFTELSDFMGRGAMTTERGDAGNSKVLEMTIEELDLSVRSFNCLKRAGINLLSDLLGKTEDDMMKVRNLGRKSLEEVIAKLDAMGLGLATEE